Proteins encoded in a region of the Trypanosoma brucei brucei TREU927 chromosome 5, complete sequence genome:
- a CDS encoding NADH-dependent fumarate reductase, putative (similar to GB:AAN40014.1: NADH-dependent fumarate reductase {Trypanosoma brucei} (PMID:12138089)): MCHTRVWASMRLHGCLLSPLTSVSMCHPFWLQFFVCSFHLFLDTVARVSFTGLKSLTHRNRLVGVAMFSGPAEVYYTKSIQNNHRQLRRNVGGAQPGRGIYYSLLAVLLVVTFIKTASAMLERVRVGIDMIRSREMAMVESENPRVIVVGGGLAGLSAAIEAAGCGAQVVLMEKEAKLGGNSAKATSGINGWGTRAQAKASIVDGGKYFERDTYKSGIGGNTDPALVKTLSMKSADAIGWLTSLGVPLTVLSQLGGHSRKRTHRAPDKKDGTPLPIGFTIMKTLEDHVRGNLSGRITIMENCSVTSLLSETKERPDGTKQIRVTGVEFTQAGSGKTTILADAVILATGGFSNDKTADSLLREHAPHLVNFPTTNGPWATGDGVKLAQRLGAQLVDMDKVQLHPTGLINPKDPANPTKFLGPEALRGSGGVLLNKQGKRFVNELDLRSVVSKAIMEQGAEYPGSGGSMFAYCVLNAAAQKLFGVSSHEFYWKKMGLFVKADTMRDLAALIGCPVESVQQTLEEYERLSTSQRSCPITRKSVYPCVLGTKGPYYVAFVTPSIHYTMGGCLISPSAEIQMKNTSSRAPLSHSNPILGLFGAGEVTGGVHGGNRLGGNSLLECVVFGRIAGASAANAKYHNETHLWNNRWAKMVVESVLDDTNGYQWLYFRLPSTLQRSGVGPLQAVVLREMEGEGRLDVRIPFTVPGDVGVVGIMVYSNDENSSMGWLTALLPGGMVEMKAGVQVDANYERILALPRKVIIATRDGVAPMVQMIRAALHEAKDEPALQIIYIAERVATIPQREKLEQLQRDHPNKFKFTFVVHDPPPLWTGGVNIMEEISKSVFPDASLGVFLFASATESASLQVQLLELGHNKSNIVTL, encoded by the coding sequence ATGTGTCACACACGTGTATGGGCATCCATGCGTCTACATGGATGTCTTTTGTCGCCGTTAACTTCAGTATCTATGTGTCACCCTTTCTGGCtgcaattttttgtttgttcttttcatCTCTTCCTTGACACCGTGGCGCGAGTGTCATTCACCGGTTTGAAAAGCTTAACCCATCGTAATCGATTGGTGGGTGTCGCAATGTTTTCCGGTCCTGCTGAAGTTTATTACACTAAAAGCATACAAAACAATCATAGACAGTTGCGCCGCAACGTTGGAGGAGCACAGCCAGGTCGCGGTATATATTACTCCCTGCTTGCTGTTTTGCTCGTAGTTACATTCATCAAGACTGCCAGCGCGATGCTAGAAAGAGTGCGAGTGGGTATCGATATGATAAGATCAAGGGAGATGGCCATGGTTGAGTCCGAGAATCCTCGTGTCATTGTGGTGGGCGGTGGTCTCGCGGGTTTGTCCGCGGCCATCGAAGCTGCAGGATGCGGtgctcaggttgtgcttatGGAGAAGGAGGCGAAGCTCGGAGGCAACAGCGCCAAGGCGACATCTGGTATCAACGGATGGGGCACACGTGCTCAGGCGAAGGCAAGCATTGTGGATGGTGGGAAATACTTCGAGCGTGACACATACAAGTCTGGTATCGGGGGTAACACCGATCCTGCCCTTGTGAAGACACTTTCTATGAAAAGTGCTGACGCTATTGGGTGGCTGACCTCGTTGGGTGTACCGCTGACGGTATTGTCACAGCTTGGGGGTCACAGCCGCAAGCGCACACATCGGGCACCGGATAAGAAAGATGGTACACCTCTACCTATCGGATTTACAATCATGAAAACCCTCGAGGATCACGTGCGTGGTAACCTTTCTGGCCGCATCACCATAATGGAAAACTGCAGTGTAACGTCGTTGCTCAGTGAGACGAAGGAACGGCCAGATGGCACTAAACAGATACGAGTTACTGGTGTGGAGTTCACGCAGGCTGGCAGTGGGAAGACGACCATACTTGCAGATGCTGTCATCCTTGCCACTGGTGGATTTTCTAACGACAAAACTGCAGACTCCCTGCTTCGTGAGCACGCCCCGCACTTGGTCAACTTCCCTACGACGAATGGCCCGTGGGCGACAGGTGATGGCGTGAAACTTGCACAGCGACTTGGCGCTCAACTGGTGGATATGGACAAGGTCCAGTTGCATCCGACAGGCCTCATCAACCCGAAGGATCCAGCGAACCCTACAAAGTTCCTTGGACCTGAGGCGCTACGTGGATCCGGTGGCGTTTTGTTAAACAAGCAAGGCAAGCGCTTCGTTAATGAACTTGACCTCCGTTCTGTGGTATCGAAAGCCATCATGGAACAGGGTGCGGAATATCCTGGATCGGGTGGTAGCATGTTCGCCTACTGTGTGTTGAATGCTGCGGCGCAGAAGCTCTTTGGTGTCAGCTCACACGAGTTCTACTGGAAGAAGATGGGTCTCTTCGTGAAGGCTGACACCATGAGGGACCTCGCTGCACTCATTGGGTGCCCAGTGGAATCTGTGCAGCAGACGCTGGAGGAGTACGAGCGGCTCTCCACATCACAGCGTTCCTGCCCCATCACGCGCAAGAGCGTCTATCCGTGCGTGCTCGGCACTAAGGGCCCCTACTACGTCGCCTTCGTGACACCTTCGATTCACTACACAATGGGTGGATGTCTCATCTCGCCTTCTGCTGAaatacaaatgaagaacacaTCATCACGCGCTCCACTGAGTCACAGCAACCCAATCCTCGGGTTATTTGGTGCCGGTGAGGTAACGGGTGGTGTGCACGGTGGGAACCGGTTGGGCGGCAATTCGCTGCTTGAGTGCGTCGTGTTTGGGAGAATTGCGGGGGCGAGTGCAGCGAATGCTAAATATCACAATGAGACTCACCTTTGGAACAACCGATGGGCTAAGATGGTAGTTGAAAGCGTTCTTGACGACACGAACGGGTATCAGTGGTTATATTTCAGGCTTCCAAGCACGCTCCAGCGTTCGGGTGTGGGACCACTGCAAGCAGTTGTGTTACGGGAGATGGAGGGGGAAGGCAGGTTGGATGTCCGTATTCCATTTACGGTGCCTGGGGACGTTGGCGTTGTTGGTATTATGGTTTATTCCAACGACGAGAACAGTTCCATGGGGTGGTTAACTGCGCTGCTGCCCGGCGGAATGGTGGAGATGAAAGCGGGGGTACAAGTCGACGCCAACTATGAAAGGATCCTGGCGCTTCCCCGGAAGGTAATTATCGCCACTCGTGATGGCGTGGCGCCGATGGTCCAAATGATTAGAGCAGCCTTGCATGAAGCGAAGGACGAACCTGCGCTTCAAATAATTTACATCGCAGAACGTGTCGCGACGATTCCCCAGCGTGAAAAGTTGGAGCAGCTTCAAAGGGATCATCCGAACAAGTTTAAGTTCACTTTCGTTGTGCACGATCCGCCCCCGCTTTGGACCGGAGGTGTCAACATCATGGAGGAAATATCTAAATCTGTGTTCCCTGATGCGAGTCTGGGCGTTTTCCTATTCGCTAGTGCGACCGAGTCCGCATCACTGCAAGTTCAGCTGTTGGAGTTGGGGCATAACAAATCAAACATAGTCACTCTTTGA